The Lacrimispora xylanolytica genome has a segment encoding these proteins:
- a CDS encoding DUF305 domain-containing protein has protein sequence MKENRRYWIIAAMIGVAFLLIAAFTTANWYRGKSKTTDPNASTNGVSDSLTIPPNKNLDNVSAEDVINRYLTREQELRANLLKELKPMEASGNGSLDYVKAMVSLNEATTLLSESYKTFGGNDETFKLLSQQTEKGLQAENETMKELMDKYAREEHKNEDMENAYLTDFNALVAEFEKAGTTDSSSLEHAFSQALMQYDQLAVNLSTSILEYTDYNEVVTMAQKIINDRKPQIEELKKLTQ, from the coding sequence ATGAAAGAAAATAGAAGATACTGGATCATTGCAGCCATGATAGGAGTTGCATTTCTTTTGATTGCCGCTTTTACCACAGCAAACTGGTATCGCGGAAAAAGCAAAACAACAGACCCGAACGCCTCGACAAATGGCGTCAGCGATTCCCTGACAATCCCACCCAATAAGAACCTGGACAATGTTTCCGCAGAGGATGTCATAAACCGCTATCTCACCAGAGAGCAAGAGCTTAGAGCGAATTTACTAAAGGAGCTAAAACCTATGGAAGCCTCAGGAAATGGGTCCCTGGATTATGTAAAAGCAATGGTTTCACTAAATGAAGCAACCACCCTCCTTTCAGAGTCTTATAAAACCTTTGGGGGCAATGATGAAACATTTAAGCTCCTATCCCAGCAAACGGAAAAAGGGCTCCAGGCAGAGAACGAAACCATGAAGGAATTAATGGATAAATACGCCAGGGAGGAGCACAAGAACGAGGATATGGAAAATGCTTATCTCACCGATTTCAATGCACTGGTGGCGGAATTTGAAAAAGCAGGAACAACGGACTCTTCCAGCTTGGAACATGCCTTTTCTCAGGCCCTGATGCAGTATGATCAGCTGGCCGTAAATCTCTCCACCTCAATACTCGAATATACCGATTATAATGAAGTCGTTACCATGGCTCAGAAAATTATTAACGATAGAAAGCCCCAAATAGAGGAATTAAAAAAACTGACGCAATAG
- a CDS encoding HAD family hydrolase produces MYKCCIFDLDGTVLDTIASLSHSVSLAMAHFGYGPVDEEHTKKFVGDGYKKLVERALIYSGDEALVHYEEALSVYEKIFEENCLYEIKPYDGIPELLRFLKEKEIKLGILTNKNRVRAVECVETCFEPGYFDLIVGDGDGISLKPDPAGALFMAESFHVKPSECLYFGDTNTDMKTGIHAGIDTVGVTWGFRDQKELETFHPSFIIDHPEKIKHIFA; encoded by the coding sequence ATGTATAAATGCTGTATTTTTGATCTGGATGGAACTGTCCTTGATACCATTGCTTCCCTTTCTCATAGTGTCAGTTTAGCTATGGCACATTTTGGCTATGGACCAGTGGATGAGGAACATACGAAGAAATTTGTAGGAGACGGATATAAAAAGCTGGTGGAACGGGCCCTTATTTATTCCGGAGATGAAGCTCTGGTGCATTATGAGGAGGCTCTTTCTGTATATGAAAAGATATTTGAGGAAAATTGCCTCTATGAGATAAAACCTTATGATGGAATCCCGGAGCTCCTTCGGTTCTTAAAGGAAAAGGAAATTAAATTAGGGATACTGACGAACAAAAACCGGGTGAGAGCGGTGGAATGTGTGGAGACCTGCTTTGAACCGGGATATTTCGATCTGATTGTAGGGGATGGGGACGGAATTTCCTTAAAACCTGATCCAGCCGGTGCCTTATTTATGGCAGAAAGCTTTCACGTAAAGCCTTCAGAATGCCTGTATTTCGGAGATACCAACACAGATATGAAGACTGGAATCCATGCAGGTATAGATACCGTTGGTGTCACTTGGGGATTTAGGGATCAGAAGGAACTTGAAACATTTCATCCCAGCTTCATCATCGATCACCCGGAAAAGATAAAACATATTTTTGCATAA
- a CDS encoding LCP family protein: MANYLKWGFITIAAVWAAMIGTMAGFAWNIAHMPQRLPEIERPPVQNTNISIETQEKMEGYWTVAVFGVDSREGNLKKSTRSDMQMVFNINLGTGEMRVVSVYRDTYLKLDKKGRYGKINDAYFFGGPTQAVDALTENLDLSIDDYAAFSWKAVAEAINILDGIDVDISHEEFRLINGFITETVESTGIGSHHLKKEGLNHLDGVQAVAYARLRKTDTDFKRTERQREVANLVLKKAREADLATLNRLASTVLPQISTSIGMKDLLPLIKNVRRFHMTESEGFPYKVKDAAIGKVKDYVVPVDMVDSVRHMHQFLFDEEDYEPSETVKEIGKLIKSRVNK; the protein is encoded by the coding sequence ATGGCTAATTACTTGAAATGGGGCTTTATTACGATTGCAGCCGTATGGGCGGCTATGATAGGTACGATGGCAGGATTTGCATGGAATATAGCTCATATGCCGCAGAGGCTGCCGGAGATTGAGAGGCCCCCGGTTCAGAATACCAATATCAGTATAGAGACTCAGGAAAAGATGGAAGGCTATTGGACCGTTGCTGTCTTTGGTGTGGATTCCAGAGAAGGCAATTTAAAAAAGAGTACCAGGTCTGATATGCAAATGGTCTTTAATATTAATCTAGGTACCGGAGAAATGAGAGTTGTTTCTGTATACCGCGATACTTACTTAAAGCTGGATAAAAAAGGACGGTATGGGAAAATCAACGATGCCTACTTCTTTGGAGGTCCTACACAGGCAGTCGATGCTCTGACAGAAAATCTTGATTTAAGTATAGATGACTATGCCGCATTTAGCTGGAAGGCGGTTGCAGAGGCTATTAATATTTTGGACGGAATTGATGTTGACATCAGTCATGAAGAATTTCGGTTAATCAATGGTTTTATCACGGAGACCGTGGAATCTACAGGCATTGGCTCCCATCATCTAAAGAAGGAAGGCTTAAATCATTTGGATGGGGTTCAGGCGGTGGCTTATGCCAGACTTCGTAAAACAGATACTGATTTTAAGCGGACGGAAAGGCAGAGAGAGGTTGCAAATCTGGTGCTTAAGAAGGCCAGAGAAGCTGATCTGGCTACCTTAAACAGGCTGGCATCTACCGTTCTTCCCCAGATATCAACCAGCATTGGAATGAAGGATCTTCTGCCCCTGATAAAGAATGTGAGGCGGTTTCACATGACAGAATCGGAGGGATTTCCCTATAAAGTAAAAGACGCTGCCATTGGGAAAGTAAAGGACTACGTTGTGCCCGTTGATATGGTGGACAGTGTCAGGCATATGCATCAGTTTTTATTTGATGAAGAGGATTATGAGCCATCAGAGACGGTAAAGGAAATCGGGAAACTCATTAAGTCCAGAGTAAATAAATAA
- a CDS encoding FeoB-associated Cys-rich membrane protein has translation MLLWLSANGSTIIISLILIFLVYRAGKKLTKQKGSCCGNCSGCSGCCFHCFDEQEREKQEL, from the coding sequence ATGCTGTTGTGGCTTTCCGCCAATGGATCAACAATTATTATTTCTCTGATTCTGATTTTTCTGGTGTATCGTGCCGGAAAAAAATTGACTAAGCAAAAGGGCAGCTGCTGCGGCAACTGTTCTGGATGCAGCGGATGCTGTTTTCACTGCTTTGATGAGCAGGAAAGGGAAAAGCAGGAACTGTAA
- a CDS encoding peptidase E yields MKKLFLASSFQDVADLLPDFEKNLKGKTITFIPTASIVETVNFYVKSGRKTLEDMGLMVDELEISTASAEEITSKLKQNDYIYVTGGNTFFLLQEMKRTGTDQLIKEEVNSGKLYIGESAGAIVASADIEYAKGMDSIDEAPNLESFEALGLVDFYPVPHYNNPPFQVASKKIIDTYSSTLKLSPISNQEAILVNNEEIKVKTSQLHS; encoded by the coding sequence ATGAAAAAACTATTTCTGGCATCCTCATTTCAGGATGTGGCAGACCTGCTTCCAGATTTTGAAAAAAACTTAAAGGGGAAAACAATTACCTTTATTCCCACCGCAAGTATCGTGGAAACGGTTAATTTTTATGTGAAATCAGGTAGGAAAACATTGGAGGATATGGGACTTATGGTTGATGAGCTGGAGATTTCCACTGCATCAGCAGAAGAAATCACTTCAAAACTCAAGCAAAATGATTATATCTACGTGACCGGAGGGAACACATTTTTCCTGCTTCAGGAAATGAAACGTACCGGTACTGATCAGTTAATAAAAGAGGAAGTAAATTCAGGAAAACTTTATATCGGGGAATCGGCAGGAGCCATTGTTGCATCGGCTGATATTGAATATGCAAAAGGTATGGATTCTATTGATGAGGCACCGAACCTTGAAAGCTTTGAAGCGCTTGGTCTTGTAGATTTCTATCCTGTCCCTCACTATAACAATCCACCCTTTCAGGTAGCCTCTAAGAAAATTATAGATACTTATTCCTCTACCTTAAAGCTCTCTCCCATCAGCAACCAAGAGGCCATTCTGGTCAATAACGAAGAGATAAAGGTAAAAACAAGCCAGCTCCATTCATAA
- a CDS encoding CobW family GTP-binding protein — translation MTKIDIISGFLGAGKTTFIKKLLQEAIAGEQVVLIENEFGEIGIDGGFLKDAGIEIREMNSGCICCSLVGDFGESLKEVLTKYQPDRVIIEPSGVGKLSDVMKAVVDVASQLDVVLNSAVTIVDAQKCKMYRKNFGEFFNNQIENAGTVVLSRTDIAPSDKVDQAVEIIRELNPKASVVTTPFGELSGKQLMEIIEKPDTMVEDLLAEVKSHHHDHEGECGCGHDHGHEHHHHDHEGGCGCGHNHDHDHDHEHHHHDHEEGCGCGHNHDHDHDHEHHHHDHEEGCGCGHNHDHDHEHHHHHHGEGCGCGHDHDHHDADEVFTSWGAENVASISREELDKILDELAYGEGFGDVLRAKGMIPGEEKGQWLYFDLVPEQYEIRNGVPEYTGKVCVIGANLKEEELKKAFKR, via the coding sequence ATGACAAAGATTGATATTATCTCCGGCTTCCTTGGAGCTGGAAAGACGACTTTTATTAAGAAGTTATTACAGGAAGCCATTGCAGGTGAGCAGGTTGTCCTGATTGAAAATGAATTTGGTGAGATAGGAATTGACGGTGGTTTCTTAAAGGATGCAGGCATTGAGATCCGTGAGATGAATTCTGGCTGTATTTGTTGTTCTCTTGTAGGCGATTTTGGAGAATCCTTAAAAGAAGTGCTAACAAAGTACCAGCCTGACCGTGTAATTATCGAGCCTTCTGGTGTAGGTAAGCTGTCTGACGTTATGAAGGCAGTTGTTGACGTTGCTTCCCAGCTTGATGTGGTTTTAAACAGCGCAGTGACCATTGTTGATGCTCAGAAGTGTAAAATGTACCGGAAGAATTTTGGTGAGTTCTTTAATAATCAGATAGAAAATGCCGGAACCGTTGTTTTAAGCCGTACAGACATCGCGCCATCGGACAAGGTTGACCAGGCAGTTGAAATCATCAGGGAATTGAATCCAAAGGCTTCCGTAGTTACCACACCATTTGGGGAACTGAGCGGAAAACAGCTTATGGAAATCATTGAAAAGCCTGATACCATGGTTGAAGATCTTTTGGCTGAGGTCAAGTCCCATCATCATGACCACGAAGGAGAATGTGGCTGCGGCCATGATCACGGCCATGAGCATCACCATCATGATCACGAGGGAGGCTGCGGCTGTGGTCATAATCACGACCACGATCACGACCATGAGCATCATCACCATGATCACGAAGAAGGCTGTGGCTGCGGTCATAATCACGACCACGATCACGACCATGAGCATCATCACCATGATCACGAAGAAGGCTGTGGCTGCGGCCACAATCACGACCATGACCATGAGCATCATCACCATCATCATGGTGAAGGCTGCGGCTGTGGTCATGACCATGACCATCATGATGCAGATGAGGTATTCACCAGCTGGGGAGCAGAGAATGTTGCTTCTATCAGCAGGGAAGAGCTGGACAAGATCCTTGATGAGCTGGCATACGGAGAAGGCTTTGGAGATGTTCTTCGGGCTAAGGGTATGATTCCAGGAGAAGAAAAGGGTCAGTGGCTTTACTTTGATCTTGTGCCGGAGCAGTACGAAATCCGTAATGGAGTTCCGGAATATACTGGCAAGGTATGTGTCATTGGAGCCAATTTAAAAGAAGAAGAGCTGAAAAAAGCGTTTAAGCGTTAA
- a CDS encoding GTP-binding protein, whose amino-acid sequence MEDDFMPVFLINGFLESGKTQFLQFTMEQDYFKTDGKTLLIVCEEGETEYDSELLSRNHTEAVFIDSLEEMTPDRLLELELLHNPERVLIEWNGMWNLDQLKLPDDWNVYQQITLIDMSTFDLYSANMKPLLFAMVKNSEMIICNRCDGIEDLSGYRRTLKSMSPKGEIVFEDSEGEVNEIAEEDLPYDMSQDVIQISPKAYGVWYIDCMERRDRYEGKTVEFTAMVLKTPEFPRNYFVPGRMAMTCCEDDMTFLGFVTKSREANNLETKQWVKVKAKIAYEYWKDYNGEGPVLYAETVSPDQPIKGFVEF is encoded by the coding sequence ATGGAAGATGATTTTATGCCGGTATTCCTGATTAATGGATTTTTGGAATCAGGTAAGACCCAGTTCCTTCAGTTTACCATGGAACAGGATTATTTTAAGACAGACGGGAAGACACTGTTAATTGTCTGCGAAGAAGGTGAGACAGAATACGATTCAGAACTGCTTTCCCGTAATCATACAGAAGCTGTTTTCATTGATAGCTTAGAAGAGATGACACCAGACCGACTTCTGGAGCTGGAGCTTCTTCACAATCCGGAGCGTGTTCTGATTGAATGGAACGGAATGTGGAATTTAGATCAGTTAAAGCTTCCGGATGACTGGAACGTTTATCAGCAGATTACACTGATTGATATGTCCACCTTTGATTTATACTCAGCCAATATGAAGCCGCTTCTTTTTGCAATGGTCAAAAATTCCGAGATGATTATCTGCAACCGCTGCGATGGGATCGAGGATCTTTCCGGCTATCGCCGGACGCTTAAGTCCATGAGTCCCAAGGGAGAGATTGTGTTTGAAGATTCTGAGGGAGAGGTCAATGAGATTGCAGAAGAAGATCTGCCCTATGATATGAGCCAGGACGTAATACAGATATCGCCTAAGGCTTATGGAGTCTGGTATATTGACTGTATGGAGCGGAGAGACCGGTATGAAGGGAAAACCGTCGAATTTACAGCTATGGTACTAAAAACTCCCGAGTTCCCAAGAAATTACTTTGTACCGGGACGTATGGCCATGACTTGCTGTGAAGATGATATGACCTTCTTAGGATTTGTAACAAAATCAAGAGAAGCCAATAACCTTGAGACAAAGCAGTGGGTCAAGGTAAAGGCTAAAATTGCCTATGAATACTGGAAAGATTATAACGGGGAAGGCCCGGTACTTTATGCAGAAACTGTATCTCCTGACCAGCCGATCAAAGGATTCGTAGAATTTTAA
- a CDS encoding polysaccharide deacetylase: MNFNNFRERNFGRGRNRIQSTIIIAFFGLLIIAILALCGIAINKKLGHGTLPADSSVANHSSESEATAASEPEKDPGLTLLEKAEALSIQYDYDGAIALLQSDTNLAAREDFKSAIAGYETAKSALVPVNPQDVTHVFFHSLIMDNKKAFDGDKKQAGYNQMMTTKSEFLKIMQSMYDKGYVLVKIHDLAYETKDENGNPKFTYGNIMLPEGKKAFVLSQDDVCYYEYMDGDGFASRLVIGKDGYPTCEMKMDDGSVSVGDYDLVPILENFIQTHPGFSYKGARGILAFTGYNGILGYRTDEAYKDTNPNFEEDKKQAAAVAQNLKEHGWELASHSWGHRNMGGISMEHFKIDSDKWAKNVGSLIGPTDIILFPFGSDIGSWTPYTEDNERFTYLQSQGFRYFCNVDASKSTWMQLGPDYFRQARRNLDGYRMYYYPDSLKDLFNVPDVFDPDRPTPVPPM; this comes from the coding sequence ATGAACTTTAATAATTTCCGTGAGCGAAATTTCGGCAGAGGTCGAAACCGTATTCAAAGCACTATTATAATTGCATTCTTTGGATTATTAATCATTGCAATTCTTGCACTTTGTGGCATTGCCATAAATAAAAAGCTTGGTCATGGCACATTGCCTGCTGATTCTTCTGTCGCAAACCACTCCTCTGAAAGTGAAGCAACTGCTGCCAGTGAACCAGAAAAGGATCCTGGTTTAACTCTTCTTGAAAAGGCTGAGGCACTGTCTATCCAGTACGATTATGACGGAGCCATTGCCCTTTTACAGTCTGATACCAATCTGGCCGCCAGAGAGGATTTTAAATCAGCCATTGCCGGATATGAAACTGCCAAAAGCGCTTTAGTCCCTGTTAATCCACAGGATGTGACCCATGTATTTTTTCATTCTCTGATTATGGACAACAAAAAGGCCTTTGATGGAGATAAGAAACAGGCAGGCTATAACCAGATGATGACCACCAAGTCTGAATTCTTAAAGATCATGCAGTCTATGTACGACAAGGGCTATGTGCTTGTCAAGATTCACGATCTGGCATATGAGACAAAGGATGAAAACGGCAATCCTAAATTTACATATGGCAACATCATGTTACCAGAGGGAAAAAAAGCGTTCGTTCTTTCCCAGGATGATGTTTGTTACTACGAATATATGGATGGGGACGGATTCGCTTCCAGGCTTGTCATTGGAAAAGACGGCTACCCCACCTGTGAGATGAAGATGGATGATGGCAGCGTTTCCGTTGGAGATTATGACCTGGTCCCTATTCTGGAAAATTTTATTCAGACGCACCCTGGTTTTTCCTACAAAGGAGCAAGGGGAATCCTGGCTTTTACCGGGTACAATGGAATCTTGGGGTATCGCACCGACGAGGCTTATAAAGATACCAACCCTAATTTTGAAGAAGACAAAAAACAGGCGGCAGCCGTAGCCCAGAATCTTAAGGAGCATGGATGGGAGCTGGCCTCTCACAGCTGGGGCCACCGCAACATGGGCGGAATTTCCATGGAGCATTTTAAAATAGATTCGGATAAATGGGCAAAGAACGTGGGGTCCTTAATCGGCCCAACGGACATTATTCTCTTTCCCTTTGGAAGTGACATTGGAAGCTGGACGCCTTATACGGAGGACAACGAACGTTTTACTTATTTACAATCACAGGGCTTTCGCTATTTCTGTAATGTAGATGCCAGCAAATCCACCTGGATGCAGCTTGGACCAGATTATTTCCGCCAGGCCAGAAGAAACCTTGACGGATACCGTATGTATTATTATCCTGACAGCTTAAAGGATCTTTTCAATGTACCTGACGTATTTGATCCGGACAGACCTACCCCTGTTCCTCCCATGTAA
- a CDS encoding D-alanyl-D-alanine carboxypeptidase family protein, with the protein MRRVTAFVLSCILLCYSLCIPAAGQEPDIAVASDMIVQAEQAKEVNAEGGPAIQAPSAILMEASTGQVIYEKDADEKRSPASITKIMTLILIFDALDSGKIKLTDEVVTSAHAKSMGGSQVFLEEGEVQTVETLIKCIVVASGNDASVAMAEYIAGTEDEFIKMMNERAAALGMTNTHFEDCCGLTESPTHVTTARDIAIMSRELINKYPQIHNYSTIWMENITHVTKQGTKEFGLSNTNKLLKMATNFNVTGLKTGSTSVAKYCLSATAEKDGVRLIASIMAAPDYKVRFADAQTLLNYGYANCKLYEDKDMIPLPNMIVDNGVEEEVPLKYGGSFSYLSLKGEDFAAIEKKLELVPSLPAPLEEGQPAGSLIYTLGGKKIGEVPILTAQAVREAKFMDYLKRLLKAFNL; encoded by the coding sequence ATGAGGAGAGTTACGGCATTTGTTTTAAGCTGTATCCTGCTTTGTTACAGTTTATGCATTCCGGCCGCAGGACAGGAGCCTGATATCGCGGTAGCCTCGGATATGATTGTACAGGCAGAACAGGCGAAGGAGGTTAATGCAGAGGGAGGCCCGGCGATCCAGGCCCCAAGTGCTATTTTAATGGAGGCTTCGACCGGTCAGGTCATCTATGAAAAAGATGCAGATGAAAAGAGAAGCCCAGCCAGTATTACAAAAATTATGACACTGATCCTTATTTTTGATGCGCTGGATTCCGGCAAAATTAAACTTACGGATGAGGTCGTTACCAGTGCCCATGCAAAATCAATGGGTGGCTCTCAGGTGTTCCTCGAAGAGGGAGAGGTTCAGACAGTGGAAACCCTGATTAAGTGTATTGTGGTTGCCTCTGGAAATGATGCCTCTGTGGCCATGGCAGAATACATAGCAGGAACAGAAGATGAGTTTATAAAAATGATGAATGAGAGGGCGGCAGCTCTTGGAATGACCAATACTCATTTTGAAGATTGCTGCGGACTTACAGAGTCCCCCACCCATGTGACAACTGCCAGGGATATTGCTATTATGTCCAGAGAGCTTATTAACAAATATCCTCAAATACATAATTATTCCACCATCTGGATGGAGAACATCACCCATGTAACAAAGCAGGGGACGAAAGAATTCGGTCTATCCAATACCAACAAGCTGTTAAAGATGGCCACGAACTTTAATGTAACTGGTTTGAAAACTGGTTCTACCTCTGTCGCCAAGTACTGTTTGTCAGCCACAGCAGAAAAAGATGGCGTCCGGCTCATTGCCTCCATTATGGCAGCACCGGATTATAAGGTTCGGTTTGCCGATGCCCAGACCTTGTTAAACTACGGGTATGCCAACTGTAAGCTGTATGAAGATAAAGATATGATTCCTCTTCCGAACATGATCGTAGATAACGGTGTGGAAGAAGAGGTCCCCCTAAAATATGGCGGTTCATTTTCATATCTGAGCTTAAAAGGGGAAGATTTTGCAGCCATTGAAAAGAAACTGGAACTGGTTCCTTCCCTTCCGGCACCCCTAGAAGAAGGCCAGCCGGCGGGTTCTCTCATCTATACCCTTGGTGGAAAGAAGATAGGAGAGGTTCCCATTCTTACTGCCCAGGCCGTCCGGGAAGCTAAATTCATGGATTATTTGAAACGTCTATTAAAGGCATTTAATCTGTAA
- a CDS encoding sensor histidine kinase — MGKRLLALWYQMTLKKKLYVIIGSVGMIMGASIFINLKVVYIFVDGARVIMDDNLACYKFQESMEKEREQFARLLSNNTSDNRSAYQLACRETKIHLDGLPYDYDKIGEARFGVTWNIINGYETYEKQREKVVSMSSGDDNYIKELYKVYNMQKYLEIYANRLTKIVLMAGNDYYEVQISALKRMPYLLVMISLTAFVVLVILLRFITGSIVKAVVQLANVSGRIEKNDFSSPDVHWDGTDEIGQLVNAFNKMKSSTENYVIATEEKRQVEEKLYRHELERAELEKRFSMAQLQLIKSQLNPHFLFNTLNMMTRMAQMEEAPVTEEMLVAVGNLLRYSLRTSNAFEPLEQELKVVRDYMYIQQMRFKDRFQWNINCDSALYQEEVPVFLLQPLVENGVIHGISEKEMGGAIQIDIKKSGENLWISVSDTGKGMDPEKLNAIRNAMETKGTGLGIGLGNIYRRISAYYEYGKVTIHSTENKGTVVEIEFGGKKGYTGNATVDDSGR, encoded by the coding sequence GTGGGGAAACGGCTGCTTGCCCTTTGGTATCAGATGACACTAAAAAAGAAGCTGTACGTAATCATTGGCAGCGTAGGAATGATTATGGGTGCTTCTATTTTTATCAATTTAAAGGTGGTATACATATTCGTAGACGGTGCAAGAGTGATTATGGATGACAATCTGGCCTGCTATAAATTTCAGGAATCCATGGAAAAGGAGAGGGAGCAGTTTGCCCGCCTTCTTTCAAACAATACATCGGATAACCGGTCGGCATACCAGCTGGCCTGCAGGGAGACTAAAATTCATTTAGATGGACTTCCTTATGATTACGATAAGATAGGGGAGGCCCGTTTTGGGGTGACCTGGAATATTATCAATGGATATGAGACCTATGAAAAGCAACGGGAAAAGGTAGTATCCATGAGCTCGGGAGATGATAACTACATCAAAGAGCTGTACAAGGTCTATAACATGCAGAAGTATCTGGAAATCTATGCCAACCGTCTCACGAAAATCGTGTTAATGGCGGGAAATGATTATTATGAAGTCCAGATTTCAGCGCTGAAGCGGATGCCCTATCTTTTGGTTATGATCAGCCTTACGGCCTTTGTGGTGCTTGTGATTCTTCTTCGGTTCATTACAGGGAGTATCGTTAAGGCGGTGGTACAGCTGGCCAATGTTTCCGGAAGAATTGAAAAGAATGATTTTTCTTCTCCTGATGTGCACTGGGACGGAACCGATGAAATCGGACAGCTTGTGAATGCCTTTAATAAAATGAAATCCTCCACAGAAAATTATGTGATTGCAACAGAAGAGAAAAGACAGGTGGAAGAAAAGCTTTACCGCCATGAGCTTGAGAGGGCAGAGCTTGAAAAACGTTTCTCCATGGCTCAGCTTCAGCTGATTAAAAGTCAGCTGAACCCTCATTTCCTGTTTAACACCTTAAATATGATGACAAGGATGGCTCAGATGGAGGAAGCGCCGGTAACGGAAGAGATGCTGGTCGCCGTTGGAAATCTTCTTCGTTACAGTCTTAGGACCTCAAACGCCTTTGAGCCTCTGGAACAGGAGCTTAAGGTGGTGCGGGATTATATGTATATCCAGCAAATGCGTTTTAAGGACCGGTTTCAATGGAATATCAATTGTGACAGCGCTTTGTATCAGGAGGAGGTTCCTGTTTTTCTTCTACAGCCTCTGGTGGAAAATGGGGTGATCCACGGCATATCGGAGAAAGAAATGGGGGGCGCCATCCAGATCGATATTAAAAAATCAGGGGAGAATTTATGGATATCCGTCTCGGACACCGGAAAAGGAATGGATCCGGAGAAGCTTAATGCCATACGAAATGCCATGGAAACAAAAGGGACCGGACTGGGGATCGGTCTTGGAAATATATACAGAAGAATTTCTGCTTATTATGAATATGGGAAGGTAACCATTCACAGCACAGAGAACAAGGGTACTGTAGTTGAAATTGAATTCGGTGGGAAAAAGGGGTATACGGGGAATGCAACGGTTGATGATAGTGGAAGATGA
- a CDS encoding response regulator transcription factor yields the protein MQRLMIVEDEMIERIVLKKMIQKKFGDSCFVFEAQNGKEAVDVFRREKIQVAILDIGMPGLNGIQAAEIMRKEDPHCCLIFLTAYDRFDYAKKAISIKAMEYLLKPYSQKEIINVVEEALRVSGDVTPQTKKEKDMATEAVNNISEKEPDYNSSRLSVMTSMVEEYIRSNFMNDISMNEVARSIGYSEPYFCKMFKQQFGQSFTSYLMDYRVGEAKKFLEQPNVIVKDVGARVGYLDSNYFTKVFKRLVGINPSEYRMNRLNELS from the coding sequence ATGCAACGGTTGATGATAGTGGAAGATGAAATGATTGAGCGGATTGTGCTTAAGAAGATGATTCAAAAAAAGTTTGGGGACAGCTGTTTTGTGTTTGAGGCACAGAATGGAAAAGAAGCAGTGGATGTCTTTCGGCGGGAGAAGATTCAGGTGGCTATTTTGGATATTGGAATGCCAGGTCTTAATGGAATCCAGGCTGCTGAAATTATGAGAAAGGAAGACCCGCATTGCTGCCTTATATTTTTAACGGCATATGACAGGTTTGATTATGCAAAGAAAGCCATATCCATAAAAGCCATGGAATATTTATTAAAGCCCTATTCCCAGAAGGAAATTATTAATGTAGTGGAAGAAGCTCTAAGGGTAAGCGGTGATGTTACCCCCCAGACCAAAAAAGAAAAGGATATGGCAACAGAAGCTGTCAATAATATTTCAGAAAAAGAACCGGATTATAACAGCAGTCGGTTGTCGGTGATGACCTCTATGGTGGAGGAATACATTCGTTCTAATTTCATGAATGATATTTCGATGAATGAAGTAGCTCGTTCCATCGGGTATTCAGAACCTTATTTTTGTAAAATGTTCAAGCAGCAGTTCGGTCAAAGCTTTACCTCTTACTTAATGGATTACAGGGTTGGCGAGGCAAAAAAGTTTCTGGAACAGCCCAATGTAATCGTGAAAGATGTTGGTGCAAGAGTGGGATATTTAGATTCCAATTATTTTACAAAGGTTTTTAAACGTCTGGTTGGGATTAACCCGTCAGAGTATAGAATGAATCGACTGAATGAGCTTTCATAG